tctgacaTGTGGTGAAcggatggagaggatggtgcaggaatatctaggactgaatatcaataccatcagggagggtttgaacTCTTTCATATTTTGGTGTTCCAAAATTGGATGATTGGCCTGAGCTCACATCTCATGCTTTGGAGGTTTTATCATACCAACATTCTCTCAAAACGTGTCTTCGGCACTgcaggtggtgtcctgatggataagtgcagccggctgtctcctgaaagtgtagaccacctaactttcatcaagatgaacaaatcttggatctccaaggacttttgcaccccaatcacagactgtacaggctaggcaatgttgtagtttttagtgtgctgcaatgATCTTGCGTAATTGCAGTTTGTGATATCTTTAGTTTGGCTTCTGTGCCTACcgttgctgctgcagatgttaacacaaatttgttgaaatgtgaacagtcatggttgatgttggttgtagtggaagatgtgtcggtccctattatactatttctactgaaattgatgccactttgttgatgtttgccactaattgtttgaaatgtgaacactcatgattgggtctccttcatgtgtgttgcctgtagcagtaagcCTCTGAGACTGGATGTCCTCCActacctttgagtcaactacccatgttactgtccttacatttttctgacaacagTAGCccacgaaactgatatttgtgccacctgagtgtggttgAGCATCAAAGcagattgagctgttgcatgtggtatcagggctcccatcaCAGCAGGCCCTCATCCACCTCGTCTTAGTTTGACATTCAATtataagctgtaaatgctggcccagaccctgatacctcatgcatggctgattgctgccgtgACATTCTACAGTTTGTACTGCGGGTGAATTGAAGCCACTTTTtttgtgtctgcccctaatttaatgtgttttggcagcttttgggcccatttgaaggtgttgcgtatgcgtttgtttttgcctaccAGTGACTCCAGTGGTGTTCGGCTATGTTCAGCAAATaaattggtgaatattgcaaattcagcaatcgtaatctgaaccgaacattgaaatatatgctcatctctactcctgtgcacattaaagggactctgtcacctgaatttggagggagaaattttcagccatagaggcggggttttcgggtgtttgattcaccctttccttacctgctgcctgcatgctggctgcaatattggattgaaattcattctctgtcctccatagtacatgcctgcacaaggcaatcttcggcaatcttgccttgtgcaggcatgtactacggaggacagagaatgaacttcaatccaatattgcagccagcatgcagccagcgggtaaggaaagggtgaatcaaacacccgaataccccgcctctatggctgaaaattgttccctccaaattcaggtgacagagtccctttaattaggCTGTCACTCTGCAGACCTGTTCAAACCACTATATAAACACAACAGCAATTGCCAGTTATTACcatgacttaggctacgttcacattagcgtcgcgtcgctgttgcgtcggcgacgcagcggcgatgcacggaaaaacgttttgcgacgcgtgcgtcgttttttgacgaaatcggacgcaagaaaaatgcaacttgtagcgttttcttgcgtccgacgctagcgtctaaaacgacgcacgtgtcggaaaacgcgtgcaaaaagacgcacgcgtcccctatgttaaacgctgcgtcgccgacgcaacagcgacgcacattagcgtaacgctaatgtgaacgtagcctaaggatgtTAAACACACATCTATGCTATGAATTCTCAATGGATCCTGTAGCCAATCTATGACTTTGGAATTGTAACTAATTTTTTTCACTGGAGTCTTATAAttcactaataaaaaaaaatatatgtatatttttaaaagTTTGTGAAGctggattttttctttttcctgCCACTGATTGCATCCAGACATGAACGCCCTCCATGCTCCAAACTATATGGGATTCCTATGATGGTGAGCTCGATCTTTTACTCATTGTTACATGCTTAGTCTGCATCTCATAAAATACCATATAGAATGGTCTCTAGTATGTGATACACGCCTATAACGTCTACAGTATATAACCTTATGGAGCATATGGAAAGGGGTTACTGCTTTAAAAGGAAATATTCCAAGATGGCCTAGGTTGAAACTTCAGTTAAAGATATAGTATAGAAATGTGGTTGCAGTATTTCAGTATTACCTTAACAATAGGATGTCCACCAGGTGAAGCCTTCACTGCACCCCGACTTCCTTCTGTTTCATAATGAGCTCGATGATGAGTCCTTGGTTGTACCTCTATTCTCAGTTCCAAACCCTCATACTGGAAGGGCAGTGGCCAGTCTAGTGGTGGTAAAGAGGATGACCTGAACACAAATTACATACGGTAACTAATGTAATTGTTTAAAATATTTTCCATGTCAATTAATTAATAATTATCAATTATACAAACTTTTTTGTAACACTTTAAATTTACGGGATTCAACACAGACTAATCTTCATATAAAGATAGTGACACAATTTTATGCTTTACCTAAAAATTGGACTTTGTCCTCCAACTCTTGCTTTAGACCAGGCCAATGCTGAAGGCACAGCCAAATAATCCATCCCTACATTTTCTTTCCTGGTTTGAGGGAACATCACATTGTTTTCGTCACTTACACATACAGATGCTCCAGCGGAAAAAGTCTTTGCAGGACTGGATGATTCCTCAGTCCTGACAGGTGCAACAGTTTGTTCTGCTGATGTTCTTCTGGCTTTTTGTGGAATATTATCTCCTCTTTCTTGAGACGATGCTATTGTTTGTTGGCTGTGCTCTGACGGCTTAGGAGAAGCCTCAGCTTCAGAAGACAGATTTTCATCTCCCAGGCTTCCCCTACGTGAAGGAGAAGGGGAAGGTGAGCTGGTATGATGGATATTATCTTCATTAGAATTTGAGTACCTTCTTTTGCCACATGGTGACGTAGGCCTTGAAATTTGGCCTTGAGCATATGGTGACAACAGTTCTTCTCGAGATGAAGTTGAAGGGCCTGAAGGACCACTTTGCCAAAATTCATCGTTATGGACACTCCACGGTTTTGGTGAACCTCTTGGTGATCCAAGAGGAGAAGTCAGTGTGAAACGAGATGCAGCTTCATTAAGCTCTCTTTCCACCTCTTCACACATTTGTCCAAGAGAATCACAAGAGGATGCTTCTGAAGAAAGAATGCTCCATGAGGAATGGCTACTTGCTGGACTGCGGCTAAGAAAAGAGTCTCGATACACATATGGATCTGGGGGTAAGAAAAGTTGATCACGAAGTGGTCTCTCATCCCACATGTCTGTTTGGCTTTGCTCTTCTTGTTCTCCATCACTATTTGAGGGTGAATCACTTGTTATACGTATACTGGGACACTCAAGGAAGCGTGAGCCCCCAAGTGGAATAAACCGAGATGGCTGGCTGATGAACGTTCCATTTATGTCATGATCTGAGGATCGTCTGGGTGGTGGTGAGTGCATGCCTGCCCTACTAATGCATCCAATTCCACCTCCTGTTCCTCCAGAACCGCAAGTATTCAGAGAGTCCGGGGACACATCATTGGATAGTGTAGGGTCATCTGATTCCAGATCTGCAGTGGTGTGATAAAgatataaaaaagttaaaaaatatacaGTAACTGGATATATGAATCCTTTTAGTAGTTTTTCAGCTTTGTATTATTTCCTTTTGGCTATTAAACATTACATGTTGTTAGTTTAATGCCTTTGCATTAAATATTAGACATTGCTTTTATAATTATTTTGTATTGGTATGCAACACTCATTATGCCTGTCCCTTTTACTTTTGAGGGCATGAAATATAACCCAAAGCTAATGATAAACTGTATTAGGACAcgggatacggtgccacacaaaaggttgatacataaaatgagaataatggggataggggaaaatatgtgtaagtgggttaagagctggctcagggataggaaacaaaaagggtggttattaatggaacacactcggactgggtcgcggttagcagtggggtaccacaggggtcattattgggccctcttctttttaacatatttattaatgaccttgtagggggcattcagagcagaatttcaatatttgcatatgacactaaactctgcagggtaatcaatacagaggatgacaattttatattacaggatgatttatgtaaactagaagcttgggctgataaatggcaaatgagctttaatggggataaatataaggtcatgcgcttgggtagaagtaataagatgcataactatgcgcttaattctaaaactctgggcaaaaccgtcaatgaaaaagacctgggtgtatgggtggatggcaaactcatgtacagtggccagtgtcaggcagctgctacaaaggcaaataaaataatgggatgcattaaaagaggcatagatgcacatgaggagaacatcattttacctctatacaagttactagttcaaccacacttagaatactgtgcacagttctggagaagagcgaccaaggttattagaggactgggggggtctgcaataccaagataggttattacacttggggctattaagtttggaaaaacgaagactaagggatgatcttattttaatatataaatatatgaggggacagtacaaagacctttctgatgatctttttaatcatagacctgagacagggacaagggacaagggggcatcctctacgtctggagaaaagaaggtttaggcataataacagatgcgggttcattactgtgagagcagtgagactatggaactctctgccgtatgtgtTATGaatagataattcagaaccacaatggactttgaagttcagagcacacaagtgacctgacaaaaaccacaaaacataggacgagctctgagacgtggaaactctgctgaccgcaatccctaaacctatcaaaccacactagaggtagccgtggattgcgcctaacgctccctatgcaactcggcacagcctgagaaactagctagtcctgaagatagaaaaataagcctgccttgcctcagagaaattccccaaaggaaaaggcagccccccacatataatgactgtgagttaagatgaaaatacaaacacagagatgaaatagatttagcaaagtgaggcccgacttactgaatagaccgaggataggaaagatagctttgcggtcaacacaaaaacctacaaacaaccacgcagaggggcaaaaagaccctccgcaccgactaacggtacggaggtgctccctctgcgtctcagagcttccagcaagcaagcaaaaccaaaaaagcaagctggacagaaaatatagcaacaaagtaacacaagcaaaacttagcttatgctgagcagactggccacaggaacgatccaggaggaagcaagaccaatactagaacattgactggaggccaggatcaaagcactaggtggagttaaatagagcaacacctaacgacttaacctcatcacctgaggaaggaaactcagaagccgcagtaccactcgtgaccacaggagtgagcttgatcacagaattcacaacagtacccccccttgaggaggggtcaccgaaccctcaccagagcccccaggccgaccaggatgagccatatgaaaggcatgaacaagatcggcagcatggacatcagaggca
This region of Ranitomeya imitator isolate aRanImi1 chromosome 1, aRanImi1.pri, whole genome shotgun sequence genomic DNA includes:
- the NFATC4 gene encoding nuclear factor of activated T-cells, cytoplasmic 4 isoform X2; this translates as MGTAICQDGELDFRLIFGEEDSDSPSPRSGLHTTDLESDDPTLSNDVSPDSLNTCGSGGTGGGIGCISRAGMHSPPPRRSSDHDINGTFISQPSRFIPLGGSRFLECPSIRITSDSPSNSDGEQEEQSQTDMWDERPLRDQLFLPPDPYVYRDSFLSRSPASSHSSWSILSSEASSCDSLGQMCEEVERELNEAASRFTLTSPLGSPRGSPKPWSVHNDEFWQSGPSGPSTSSREELLSPYAQGQISRPTSPCGKRRYSNSNEDNIHHTSSPSPSPSRRGSLGDENLSSEAEASPKPSEHSQQTIASSQERGDNIPQKARRTSAEQTVAPVRTEESSSPAKTFSAGASVCVSDENNVMFPQTRKENVGMDYLAVPSALAWSKARVGGQSPIFRSSSLPPLDWPLPFQYEGLELRIEVQPRTHHRAHYETEGSRGAVKASPGGHPIVKLLGYNEKPLTLQMFIGTADERNLRPHAFYQVHRITGKMVATPSYEALVGSTKVLEMSLLPENNMCANIDCAGILKLRNSDIELRKGETDIGRKNTRVRLVFRVHIPQGAGKGISLQVASIPIECSQRSAQELPQVENYSLSACSVNGREELLLCGSNFLSDSKVVFIEKGPDGKLQWEEEAKVNRLKSNESLLSVQVPEYCNKEITRPLQVYFYISNGRRKRSPMQSFRYLPICISANQNEKNASYQERLEEYAKSASNDGGDGRKEHSQVFESPFHPIPIQGITLEEVSEFIGQDLHSFPERHQN